In Lycium ferocissimum isolate CSIRO_LF1 chromosome 11, AGI_CSIRO_Lferr_CH_V1, whole genome shotgun sequence, a single genomic region encodes these proteins:
- the LOC132036465 gene encoding uncharacterized protein LOC132036465 has protein sequence MSSEASEKQPSDTAEHDSTTSIPADCGGDDVNNSDTSNSPLAKGLSTIISSIIKEFDDSAAATCRSQDQLSSTLDRLTAELDKLLEDAPLPFIMQHAARISSVRKRITSLNSVLKSIQRRLDNIDHTVSAGLIHEKSTGDGARDHENHQSSLKSS, from the exons ATGTCAAGCGAAGCATCAGAAAAACAACCGTCCGACACGGCGGAGCATGACTCAACCACCAGTATCCCCGCCGATTGCGGCGGCGATGACGTCAACAACAGCGACACTTCAAATTCTCCCTTAGCGAAGGGGCTTTCAACTATAATTTCATCAATAATTAAGGAATTTGATGATAGCGCTGCCGCCACGTGTCGTAGTCAAGATCAACTCTCTTCCACCCTCGATCGTCTCA CTGCAGAGCTTGACAAGCTGCTGGAAGATGCCCCGTTGCCTTTTATCATGCAGCATGCTGCCAGAATTTCTAGTGTTAGGAAAAGAATTACATCATTGAACTCAGTTTTGAAGTCTATACAGAGGCGTCTGGATAATATCGACCACACAGTATCTGCTGGCTTGATACATG AGAAGTCCACAGGGGATGGTGCACGAGACCATGAGAACCATCAGTCTTCATTGAAGAG TTCATGA
- the LOC132036396 gene encoding pentatricopeptide repeat-containing protein At1g79080, chloroplastic, producing the protein MAVPLNSVSTVTNPSPDNARNSCGFFTHTPKFPSFFHTKSISRNLASSHLSPPLKEQVPIASSKGSSIFTLPNWRSGKNDPRNKELRLYDAFLYLEYMVGKGQKPDKTHATQLLYDLCNCNKLRKAARVMEMMVSSGTIPDAASYTFLVNNLCKRGNVGHAMQLVDKMEEYGYPTNTVTYNSLIRGLCMRGNLSKSLQFVEKLIQKGLVPNAYTYSILLEASYKEQGVNEAMLLLDTIIARGGKPNLVSYNVLLTGLCKEGRIDEAKQFFRNLPLKGFNPNVVSYNILLRSLCFEGRWDEANELLAEMVGEDRSPSIVTYNILISSLALHGQTDHAIQILDEMYYGEQFKPIAASYNPIIARLCKDRKVDAVIKCLDQMLERHCSPNEGTFNSIAVLCEEGLVHEAFSILQALRIKQSSSTHDFFRAVISGLCRKGNTFAAFQLLYDMTAHGFTPDSYTYSSLIRGLCLEKMLVAAVDVFYIMEENGYRPDVDNFNALVLGLCKSRRTDLSLKVFEDMIRKGYMPNEITYTILVEGIIHEEHRELASLVLKELHLKEVISRNTVERLVMQYELEDMAVC; encoded by the coding sequence atggCTGTCCCTTTAAATTCAGTGTCCACAGTAACAAATCCATCACCAGATAATGCAAGAAATTCTTGTGGATTTTTTACCCACACACCAAAGTTCCCATCTTTCTTCCATACTAAgtccatttcaagaaatttagcATCTTCCCATTTAAGTCCACCTCTAAAAGAACAAGTACCAATAGCTTCATCAAAGGGTAGTAGTATTTTTACTTTACCTAATTGGAGGTCAGGTAAAAATGATCCAAGAAACAAAGAACTTAGGCTTTATGATGCCTTTTTGTATTTGGAATACATGGTAGGTAAAGGCCAAAAGCCTGATAAAACTCATGCAACTCAGCTTTTGTATGATCTTTGTAATTGTAATAAACTCAGAAAAGCTGCTAGAGTTATGGAAATGATGGTTAGTTCTGGTACTATACCTGATGCAGCTTCATACACTTTCTTGGTGAATAATTTGTGCAAAAGAGGAAATGTTGGTCATGCTATGCAATTAGTTGATAAAATGGAGGAATATGGCTATCCTACTAATACTGTGACTTACAATTCTCTTATAAGAGGACTTTGTATGAGGGGGAACTTGAGCAAAAGCTTGCAATTTGTGGAAAAGTTGATTCAAAAAGGGTTAGTACCAAATGCATATACTTATTCTATATTGCTTGAGGCTAGTTATAAAGAACAAGGGGTTAATGAAGCAATGTTGCTTTTAGACACTATTATTGCTAGAGGTGGAAAGCCTAATTTGGTTAGTTACAATGTTCTTTTGACTGGTTTGTGCAAAGAAGGAAGAATAGATGAAGCAAAACAATTCTTTAGAAACTTGCCGTTGAAGGGGTTTAATCCTAATGTTGTTAGCTATAATATCTTGTTGAGGAGTTTGTGTTTTGAAGGACGTTGGGATGAAGCGAACGAGCTCTTAGCGGAAATGGTTGGAGAAGATCGTTCACCGTCTATAGTAACCTACAATATATTGATTAGTTCCCTTGCTCTTCATGGCCAAACCGATCACGCCATCCAGATTCTAGACGAGATGTACTATGGAGAACAGTTTAAGCCGATTGCTGCTAGCTATAATCCGATAATTGCACGTTTATGCAAGGATAGGAAAGTGGATGCAGTAATTAAGTGTCTTGATCAAATGTTGGAACGACATTGTAGTCCTAATGAAGGGACGTTTAATTCCATCGCTGTGCTTTGCGAAGAAGGATTAGTGCATGAGGCCTTCTCGATTCTCCAAGCTTTGAGGATTAAACAGAGCTCGTCTACTCATGATTTCTTTAGAGCTGTGATTTCTGGTTTATGTAGGAAAGGAAACACATTCGCGGCGTTTCAACTTTTGTATGACATGACAGCCCACGGATTTACTCCCGACTCTTACACATATTCATCATTGATCAGAGGGTTGTGCTTGGAGAAGATGTTGGTGGCTGCTGTTGATGTATTCTACATCATGGAGGAAAATGGATATAGGCCTGATGTCGACAATTTCAATGCGCTTGTGCTTGGTCTATGCAAATCCAGAAGGACAGACTTGTCGCTAAAGGTATTTGAGGATATGATCAGAAAAGGTTATATGCCAAATGAGATAACGTATACCATTCTAGTTGAAGGGATCATACATGAAGAACACAGGGAGCTTGCATCACTAGTCCTAAAGGAATTGCATCTGAAAGAAGTAATAAGTAGAAATACCGTTGAAAGACTTGTTATGCAATATGAGCTTGAGGATATGGCAGTATGCTGA